In Antedon mediterranea chromosome 10, ecAntMedi1.1, whole genome shotgun sequence, one genomic interval encodes:
- the LOC140060893 gene encoding uncharacterized protein isoform X3, with translation MDIYTNLYADVYLNNIGMPNGSKAAELALGRGPVPQSLAAMPPPERIAMLQSISNQQVLMPLVSNGVLPRGQMTPAEIQVTAASLSTSAAASFFARAAQKLNLSSKKKKRHHQGCLPPELPPPDPPLFPTNFSQILRVFPPAAPPSLLRNVGRVKDTPGAGKVKVMLRVVPSSNPHDTATFVTVDQKKKQVTLFDPSFMTNPLSTSSRRTGVAAPKMFAFDSVFPQDSSQAEVCAASIGDIVQAVVNGADGCLFCYGHSRLGKSFTMIGRDDNVQNLGVIPCAIEWLFRLINEKKEKTSTRFSVRVSAVEVHGKQENLKDLLSDQANGSNNGCGTSPGIYLAEDPICGVQLLNQSELRAPSAEKAAFYLDAAVAARKSKTYPTDEPVPEEESRNSHMLFTLHVYQYRFEKSGKGGVMGGRSRLHLIDLGSCDKGSRTGNGQALSFSSLGNVVLALLNSDKHIPHRDSKLTQLLRESLGSINCRATMIAHVSSAISCYNETLSTIQQAARIHRRGKKKAKYSGTSSSGGESSCEEGRRRRPHFRSIHTKNINGITVTNAIRQSDPEYISSSEQSCDTVIYVGPDGCALSDRDLTDNEGPPESVPIFRPTLGRVNESRNASNDELHSRLAKIDNKVSRKDELKKMKKDSGSESDTPRLNANHVKMIEKEHETPSKKSGIPRPSKSGTSSSNKRTKKTDIISQVKQPIVNNVQNNRTVINTCKIEERVSHAEERIPEVEERVPRVEESIPNVKSVPPVVDHLLQTPDDDVEDDESMQESNFENIKKLAGNLEDLSPTQRSGYHPKMGVAGRNYNNDHKNFESLPQSVSMPTFTDVTQVCVAHGLQPNMDMISDYVNGNLNGNHDIQALYDADRVIHSVESLDTIAELLERPVSELSLVRSEDEMSLVYSEVGSFVSTKTDDLTSLEQAALTVDDMPLGSEACCLATLDRQSLDSLSENFDANLNTASLCANTNNQIPYDEVIDRELRNRGHYVYSDDESEVSEKKRKNNKISLDNADSVSSVEFRMRDLDAIKSMYVISNLSVDDIFTDDPNEGSISTMADFEIPTALMDEPQVVTYMTVEEEGQVVMREKHLAVDHPLRRLSCISDATDATFSTNSRPSSFISQEDEESEDLSSGFNASDIHSVEEKVYAHPGYVPIYAMHLFDKMTEENAEVWEKMDTITREASQKRRMSNQSNKNSASSESTQRTISHLDTNTILPCANVNPVLARLKSVEVDPRGYTSEDNCLRGSLHKHRQILSNEPVPTDVHQKMSKSQSEPTSVKASPLHLTKINQCDVEPLPTVLCNAIAKVEEEMSLNEKKLLEEKEERLKCSDMWLLRQPDGAADIQSEPEMGFRMNERRNGFRHQLRQVEEKEVMEAVRPPTIGACSSPTFDVEENPCYSQESEQVAESSKSPNKTHLSAESGEKSRSRGLLKPKIFSKSDKSKSKKSDKSRTISMQGKSYSDTESSCRTSLLSSRRTNNSSSKLPTRTGSPSQKSGQTARNALKSAKCSPSQTKCKENPPTPSSNKTPTTTSKIPTAKTSPSKSKTTSTSPKSTATSRGTCLPVRNKSLSKSAPTLSKNSTNNKSATSSLSDILPTNKSPQTNGKLKVGNRLTDSSDSGNDSGIVCAEKSPAKVKTSFLSPYSTMTEPRKNRCSSSGHGSDNSSTVSDCLSNKRATACGSEEASSGYDSMLRESEHDYTSGKVKALKHLKRKLQGPRRSRSASPKAQAEQASHRGGGNGGSRWIDLPPRKRSQDEGGVALKLYNVDKVKTWQADGIKESPKINHHLESGKDRILQLTEKQDQLKQQLMSTKALLNADASCWTFDLHVLDEMDPFDELFIDALEQETQLLEERVKACKAHVMVITSFDIFH, from the exons GTAAAGGTAATGCTGCGAGTGGTTCCCTCTAGTAATCCTCACGACACGGCTACGTTTGTCACCGTCGACCAGAAGAAGAAGCAAGTGACGCTATTTGACCCGTCTTTCATGACGAACCCACTCAGCACGTCGAGCCGCCGTACGGGAGTTGCCGCACCAAAGATGTTTGCGTTTGATTCCGTTTTCCCACAAGATTCCTCACAG GCTGAGGTGTGTGCAGCAAGTATTGGTGACATAGTACAAGCGGTAGTGAATGGTGCGGACGGATGCTTATTCTGTTATGGTCACTCAAGGCTTG GCAAATCCTTTACTATGATTGGACGAGATGATAACGTGCAAAACCTTGGCGTTATACCCTGCGCCATTGAGTGGTTGTTCCGTCTTATCAACGAGAAGAAGGAAAAAACAAGTACACGTTTTTCGGTACGAGTTTCTGCAGTAGAGGTTCATGGGAAGCAAGAAAACTTGAAAGACTTGTTGTCCGACCAAGCAAACG GTAGTAATAATGGTTGTGGCACCTCACCTGGGATATACCTGGCAGAAGATCCAATCTGCGGAGTCCAGCTTCTAAATCAAAGTGAACTTAGAGCGCCCTCTGCAGAAAAAGCTGCTTTTTATCTTGATGCCGCAGTTGCAGCTAGGAAATCAAAAACCTACCCCACAG ATGAGCCGGTGCCAGAGGAGGAATCTCGTAACTCTCACATGCTTTTCACTCTGCACGTATACCAATACCGTTTTGAGAAGTCCGGTAAAGGAGGCGTAATGGGAGGACGCAGTCGTCTTCATTTGATTGATTTAGGAAGCTGTGATAAAGGTAGTCGAACCGGTAATGGTCAGGCATTATCATTCTCATCTTTAGGAAACGTCGTTCTTGCTTTGCTCAACTCTGATAAACACATTCCGCACAG GGACAGTAAATTGACCCAATTGTTGAGGGAGTCTTTAGGTAGTATCAACTGCCGTGCTACGATGATAGCTCATGTTTCCTCCGCTATCTCCTGCTATAACGAAACGTTAAGCACGATACAACAGGCGGCGAGAATCCACAGGAGAGGCAAAAAGAAAGCTAAA TATTCTGGAACAAGTTCATCTGGCGGAGAAAGCTCCTGCGAAGAAGGACGAAGACGGCGTCCCCACTTTAGATCGATCCATACAAAAAACATCAATGGAATCACAGTTACGAATGCAATTCGGCAAAGTGACCCTGAATACATCTCCAGTAGTGAGCAGTCGTGTGATACTGTTATCTATGTTGGACCCGATGGATGTGCGTTGAGCGATCGGGATTTGACCGATAATGAAGGTCCTCCTGAATCTGTACCGATTTTCAGACCAACTCTTGGACGCGTAAATGAATCGAGAAATGCTTCAAATGACGAGCTTCATAGTCGATTAGCAAAGATCGATAATAAAGTTAGTCGAAAGGATGaacttaaaaaaatgaaaaaggaCAGTGGCAGTGAGAGTGATACGCCTCGTTTAAATGCAAATCATGTGAAAATGATTGAAAAAGAACATGAAACACCTTCCAAGAAATCTGGCATTCCGCGACCTTCCAAATCAGGAACTTCCTCAAGTAATAAACGCACAAAAAAGACAGACATTATATCGCAAGTAAAACAACCAATTGTTAATAACGTACAAAATAACAGGACTGTCATTAATACTTGTAAAATCGAGGAACGAGTGTCACATGCTGAAGAAAGAATTCCAGAGGTTGAGGAGAGGGTTCCTCGTGTTGAAGAAAGCATCCCAAATGTTAAAAGTGTACCCCCTGTTGTCGACCATCTCTTGCAAACGCCAGATGACGACGTGGAGGATGATGAGTCAATGCAAGAATCaaactttgaaaatattaaaaaattagcTGGCAATTTAGAAGATCTCTCGCCAACGCAAAGGTCCGGTTATCATCCTAAGATGGGTGTTGCTGGACGTAACTACAACAACGATCACAAAAATTTTGAATCTTTACCGCAATCTGTTAGTATGCCAACGTTTACAGACGTTACTCAAGTATGTGTAGCTCATGGGTTGCAACCAAATATGGATATGATAAGTGATTATGTAAATGGAAATTTGAATGGAAATCATGATATTCAAGCGTTGTACGATGCAGATAGAGTAATACATTCAGTAGAATCATTAGACACTATCGCAGAACTCCTTGAAAGGCCTGTATCTGAATTATCGCTCGTCAGATCAGAAGACGAGATGTCTTTGGTATATTCAGAGGTCGGCTCGTTTGTGTCTACTAAAACAGACGACCTGACCTCGCTGGAACAAGCTGCTCTGACAGTCGACGATATGCCACTCGGTTCAGAAGCATGTTGCTTAGCAACGCTTGATAGGCAGTCGTTGGATTCACTGTCAGAGAATTTCGATGCTAATCTGAATACTGCAAGTTTGTGTGCAAACACTAACAATCAAATACCTTACGATGAGGTAATAGACAGAGAGTTACGGAATCGTGGACATTACGTATATTCAGATGATGAATCTGAAGTAAGTGAGAAAAAACGCAAGAATAATAAGATATCTTTGGATAACGCCGATAGCGTGTCATCTGTGGAGTTCCGTATGCGTGACCTAGATGCGATAAAATCCATGTACGTCATTTCAAACTTGAGCGTCGATGACATATTTACCGATGATCCAAACGAAGGATCGATATCGACAATGGCAGATTTTGAGATTCCTACTGCTTTGATGGATGAACCACAAGTTGTCACGTACATGACCGTAGAAGAGGAAGGCCAAGTAGTGATGCGTGAAAAACATCTTGCTGTTGATCATCCTCTAAGAAGGTTAAGCTGCATCAGTGATGCAACTGATGCAACATTCTCCACAAATTCTCGTCCCTCAAGTTTTATAAGCCAGGAAGACGAAGAAAGCGAAGATCTTTCATCAGGATTTAATGCTTCCGATATTCACAGCGTAGAAGAGAAAGTTTACGCACATCCAGGTTATGTACCGATTTACGCAATGCATTTGTTTGATAAGATGACAGAGGAGAATGCCGAAGTTTGGGAAAAGATGGATACTATAACGCGGGAAGCGAGTCAGAAGCGTCGGATGAGTAATCAGAGTAACAAGAATTCAGCAAGTTCTGAAAGCACTCAAAGAACAATTTCGCATCTGGACACAAACACTATTCTACCATGTGCTAATGTCAATCCAGTGTTGGCAAGATTAAAATCTGTAGAAGTAGATCCTAGAGGTTATACCAGTGAAGATAACTGCTTAAGAGGATCTCTTCATAAACATCGCCAGATACTGTCAAATGAGCCAGTACCAACCGATGTTCATCAGAAGATGTCCAAATCTCAGTCTGAACCTACTTCAGTAAAAGCTAGCCCACTCCATCTGACGAAGATAAACCAGTGTGACGTTGAGCCTCTTCCAACGGTTTTATGCAATGCTATTGCTAAAGTAGAAGAAGAAATGTCGCTAAATGAGAAAAAGTTGCTAGAAGAGAAAGAAGAACGGTTAAAATGTAGCGATATGTGGTTGCTACGCCAACCAGATGGTGCAGCTGACATTCAATCTGAGCCAGAAATGGGTTTCAGAATGAACGAACGCAGGAATGGTTTTAGACATCAACTCAGACAGGTCGAAGAGAAGGAAGTAATGGAGGCTGTTAGACCTCCAACTATTGGTGCTTGTTCCTCTCCGACATTTGATGTTGAAGAAAATCCATGTTATTCGCAAGAATCTGAGCAAGTGGCAGAGTCGTCTAAGTCTCCAAACAAGACTCACTTAAGTGCTGAATCTGGTGAAAAATCCAGATCAAGAGGACTTTTAAAACCAAAGATTTTCTCCAAGTCTGACAAATCTAAAAGTAAAAAGTCAGATAAATCTAGAACAATATCTATGCAAGGGAAATCGTACAGTGATACCGAATCAAGTTGTCGAACCAGTTTGTTATCAAGTCGACGTACAAATAACAGTAGTAGTAAGTTGCCAACACGTACTGGCAGTCCATCTCAGAAAAGTGGACAAACTGCTAGAAACGCTCTAAAAAGTGCCAAATGTTCACCAAGCCAAACTAAATGCAAGGAAAATCCTCCTACACCGTCTTCCAATAAAACACCCACCACCACTAGTAAAATACCAACAGCTAAAACTAGTCCATCGAAAAGCAAGACAACATCCACCAGCCCAAAGTCAACAGCAACCAGTCGAGGAACGTGTCTACCAGTTAGAAACAAGTCCCTTAGTAAATCTGCTCCGACGTTATCCAAAAACTCTACCAATAACAAATCGGCAACAAGTTCACTAAGCGACATTCTACCAACGAACAAATCTCCACAAACGAACGGCAAACTCAAAGTTGGAAACCGTCTAACCGACTCGTCGGATAGCGGTAACGACAGCGGGATTGTGTGCGCAGAAAAAAGCCCTGCTAAAGTGAAGACATCATTCCTGTCCCCGTACTCGACCATGACGGAACCGAGGAAGAATCGTTGCTCGAGTAGCGGGCATGGGAGCGATAACAGCAGTACAGTAAGTGATTGTCTTTCTAACAAACGGGCAACTGCATGCGGTAGTGAAGAAGCTAGTAGTGGCTATGATAGTATGCTAAGGGAATCTGAACACGATTACACATCTGGCAAAGTGAAGGCACTCAAACATCTTAAACGTAAACTACAAG GTCCGAGGCGGTCCAGGAGCGCGTCTCCCAAGGCCCAGGCCGAGCAAGCGTCTCATAGAGGGGGAGGAAATGGAGGCTCACGCTGGATTGATCTCCCCCCTCGGAAGAGGTCCCAAGATGAAGGGGGTGTCGCATTGAAACTTTATAATGTTGATAAGGTGAAGACGTGGCAGGCAGATGGCATCAAG GAATCCCCAAAAATAAATCACCATTTAGAATCAGGCAAAGACCGCATCTTACAGTTAACAGAAAAGCAAGACCAGCTAAAACAACAGTTGATGTCCACTAAAGCATTGCTGAATGCTGACGCAAGCTGCTGGACATTTGACC TACATGTATTAGATGAGATGGATCCTTTTGATGAATTGTTCATAGATGCTTTGGAACAAGAAACGCAACTTTTAGAAGAGAGAGTAAAAGCGTGCAAGGCCCATGTGATGGTTATTACCAGTTTTGACATATTCCACTGA
- the LOC140060893 gene encoding uncharacterized protein isoform X4, with the protein MPVDHLIERFLNEAIFTLAAQKLNLSSKKKKRHHQGCLPPELPPPDPPLFPTNFSQILRVFPPAAPPSLLRNVGRVKDTPGAGKVKVMLRVVPSSNPHDTATFVTVDQKKKQVTLFDPSFMTNPLSTSSRRTGVAAPKMFAFDSVFPQDSSQAEVCAASIGDIVQAVVNGADGCLFCYGHSRLGKSFTMIGRDDNVQNLGVIPCAIEWLFRLINEKKEKTSTRFSVRVSAVEVHGKQENLKDLLSDQANGSNNGCGTSPGIYLAEDPICGVQLLNQSELRAPSAEKAAFYLDAAVAARKSKTYPTDEPVPEEESRNSHMLFTLHVYQYRFEKSGKGGVMGGRSRLHLIDLGSCDKGSRTGNGQALSFSSLGNVVLALLNSDKHIPHRDSKLTQLLRESLGSINCRATMIAHVSSAISCYNETLSTIQQAARIHRRGKKKAKYSGTSSSGGESSCEEGRRRRPHFRSIHTKNINGITVTNAIRQSDPEYISSSEQSCDTVIYVGPDGCALSDRDLTDNEGPPESVPIFRPTLGRVNESRNASNDELHSRLAKIDNKVSRKDELKKMKKDSGSESDTPRLNANHVKMIEKEHETPSKKSGIPRPSKSGTSSSNKRTKKTDIISQVKQPIVNNVQNNRTVINTCKIEERVSHAEERIPEVEERVPRVEESIPNVKSVPPVVDHLLQTPDDDVEDDESMQESNFENIKKLAGNLEDLSPTQRSGYHPKMGVAGRNYNNDHKNFESLPQSVSMPTFTDVTQVCVAHGLQPNMDMISDYVNGNLNGNHDIQALYDADRVIHSVESLDTIAELLERPVSELSLVRSEDEMSLVYSEVGSFVSTKTDDLTSLEQAALTVDDMPLGSEACCLATLDRQSLDSLSENFDANLNTASLCANTNNQIPYDEVIDRELRNRGHYVYSDDESEVSEKKRKNNKISLDNADSVSSVEFRMRDLDAIKSMYVISNLSVDDIFTDDPNEGSISTMADFEIPTALMDEPQVVTYMTVEEEGQVVMREKHLAVDHPLRRLSCISDATDATFSTNSRPSSFISQEDEESEDLSSGFNASDIHSVEEKVYAHPGYVPIYAMHLFDKMTEENAEVWEKMDTITREASQKRRMSNQSNKNSASSESTQRTISHLDTNTILPCANVNPVLARLKSVEVDPRGYTSEDNCLRGSLHKHRQILSNEPVPTDVHQKMSKSQSEPTSVKASPLHLTKINQCDVEPLPTVLCNAIAKVEEEMSLNEKKLLEEKEERLKCSDMWLLRQPDGAADIQSEPEMGFRMNERRNGFRHQLRQVEEKEVMEAVRPPTIGACSSPTFDVEENPCYSQESEQVAESSKSPNKTHLSAESGEKSRSRGLLKPKIFSKSDKSKSKKSDKSRTISMQGKSYSDTESSCRTSLLSSRRTNNSSSKLPTRTGSPSQKSGQTARNALKSAKCSPSQTKCKENPPTPSSNKTPTTTSKIPTAKTSPSKSKTTSTSPKSTATSRGTCLPVRNKSLSKSAPTLSKNSTNNKSATSSLSDILPTNKSPQTNGKLKVGNRLTDSSDSGNDSGIVCAEKSPAKVKTSFLSPYSTMTEPRKNRCSSSGHGSDNSSTVSDCLSNKRATACGSEEASSGYDSMLRESEHDYTSGKVKALKHLKRKLQGPRRSRSASPKAQAEQASHRGGGNGGSRWIDLPPRKRSQDEGGVALKLYNVDKVKTWQADGIKESPKINHHLESGKDRILQLTEKQDQLKQQLMSTKALLNADASCWTFDLHVLDEMDPFDELFIDALEQETQLLEERVKACKAHVMVITSFDIFH; encoded by the exons GTAAAGGTAATGCTGCGAGTGGTTCCCTCTAGTAATCCTCACGACACGGCTACGTTTGTCACCGTCGACCAGAAGAAGAAGCAAGTGACGCTATTTGACCCGTCTTTCATGACGAACCCACTCAGCACGTCGAGCCGCCGTACGGGAGTTGCCGCACCAAAGATGTTTGCGTTTGATTCCGTTTTCCCACAAGATTCCTCACAG GCTGAGGTGTGTGCAGCAAGTATTGGTGACATAGTACAAGCGGTAGTGAATGGTGCGGACGGATGCTTATTCTGTTATGGTCACTCAAGGCTTG GCAAATCCTTTACTATGATTGGACGAGATGATAACGTGCAAAACCTTGGCGTTATACCCTGCGCCATTGAGTGGTTGTTCCGTCTTATCAACGAGAAGAAGGAAAAAACAAGTACACGTTTTTCGGTACGAGTTTCTGCAGTAGAGGTTCATGGGAAGCAAGAAAACTTGAAAGACTTGTTGTCCGACCAAGCAAACG GTAGTAATAATGGTTGTGGCACCTCACCTGGGATATACCTGGCAGAAGATCCAATCTGCGGAGTCCAGCTTCTAAATCAAAGTGAACTTAGAGCGCCCTCTGCAGAAAAAGCTGCTTTTTATCTTGATGCCGCAGTTGCAGCTAGGAAATCAAAAACCTACCCCACAG ATGAGCCGGTGCCAGAGGAGGAATCTCGTAACTCTCACATGCTTTTCACTCTGCACGTATACCAATACCGTTTTGAGAAGTCCGGTAAAGGAGGCGTAATGGGAGGACGCAGTCGTCTTCATTTGATTGATTTAGGAAGCTGTGATAAAGGTAGTCGAACCGGTAATGGTCAGGCATTATCATTCTCATCTTTAGGAAACGTCGTTCTTGCTTTGCTCAACTCTGATAAACACATTCCGCACAG GGACAGTAAATTGACCCAATTGTTGAGGGAGTCTTTAGGTAGTATCAACTGCCGTGCTACGATGATAGCTCATGTTTCCTCCGCTATCTCCTGCTATAACGAAACGTTAAGCACGATACAACAGGCGGCGAGAATCCACAGGAGAGGCAAAAAGAAAGCTAAA TATTCTGGAACAAGTTCATCTGGCGGAGAAAGCTCCTGCGAAGAAGGACGAAGACGGCGTCCCCACTTTAGATCGATCCATACAAAAAACATCAATGGAATCACAGTTACGAATGCAATTCGGCAAAGTGACCCTGAATACATCTCCAGTAGTGAGCAGTCGTGTGATACTGTTATCTATGTTGGACCCGATGGATGTGCGTTGAGCGATCGGGATTTGACCGATAATGAAGGTCCTCCTGAATCTGTACCGATTTTCAGACCAACTCTTGGACGCGTAAATGAATCGAGAAATGCTTCAAATGACGAGCTTCATAGTCGATTAGCAAAGATCGATAATAAAGTTAGTCGAAAGGATGaacttaaaaaaatgaaaaaggaCAGTGGCAGTGAGAGTGATACGCCTCGTTTAAATGCAAATCATGTGAAAATGATTGAAAAAGAACATGAAACACCTTCCAAGAAATCTGGCATTCCGCGACCTTCCAAATCAGGAACTTCCTCAAGTAATAAACGCACAAAAAAGACAGACATTATATCGCAAGTAAAACAACCAATTGTTAATAACGTACAAAATAACAGGACTGTCATTAATACTTGTAAAATCGAGGAACGAGTGTCACATGCTGAAGAAAGAATTCCAGAGGTTGAGGAGAGGGTTCCTCGTGTTGAAGAAAGCATCCCAAATGTTAAAAGTGTACCCCCTGTTGTCGACCATCTCTTGCAAACGCCAGATGACGACGTGGAGGATGATGAGTCAATGCAAGAATCaaactttgaaaatattaaaaaattagcTGGCAATTTAGAAGATCTCTCGCCAACGCAAAGGTCCGGTTATCATCCTAAGATGGGTGTTGCTGGACGTAACTACAACAACGATCACAAAAATTTTGAATCTTTACCGCAATCTGTTAGTATGCCAACGTTTACAGACGTTACTCAAGTATGTGTAGCTCATGGGTTGCAACCAAATATGGATATGATAAGTGATTATGTAAATGGAAATTTGAATGGAAATCATGATATTCAAGCGTTGTACGATGCAGATAGAGTAATACATTCAGTAGAATCATTAGACACTATCGCAGAACTCCTTGAAAGGCCTGTATCTGAATTATCGCTCGTCAGATCAGAAGACGAGATGTCTTTGGTATATTCAGAGGTCGGCTCGTTTGTGTCTACTAAAACAGACGACCTGACCTCGCTGGAACAAGCTGCTCTGACAGTCGACGATATGCCACTCGGTTCAGAAGCATGTTGCTTAGCAACGCTTGATAGGCAGTCGTTGGATTCACTGTCAGAGAATTTCGATGCTAATCTGAATACTGCAAGTTTGTGTGCAAACACTAACAATCAAATACCTTACGATGAGGTAATAGACAGAGAGTTACGGAATCGTGGACATTACGTATATTCAGATGATGAATCTGAAGTAAGTGAGAAAAAACGCAAGAATAATAAGATATCTTTGGATAACGCCGATAGCGTGTCATCTGTGGAGTTCCGTATGCGTGACCTAGATGCGATAAAATCCATGTACGTCATTTCAAACTTGAGCGTCGATGACATATTTACCGATGATCCAAACGAAGGATCGATATCGACAATGGCAGATTTTGAGATTCCTACTGCTTTGATGGATGAACCACAAGTTGTCACGTACATGACCGTAGAAGAGGAAGGCCAAGTAGTGATGCGTGAAAAACATCTTGCTGTTGATCATCCTCTAAGAAGGTTAAGCTGCATCAGTGATGCAACTGATGCAACATTCTCCACAAATTCTCGTCCCTCAAGTTTTATAAGCCAGGAAGACGAAGAAAGCGAAGATCTTTCATCAGGATTTAATGCTTCCGATATTCACAGCGTAGAAGAGAAAGTTTACGCACATCCAGGTTATGTACCGATTTACGCAATGCATTTGTTTGATAAGATGACAGAGGAGAATGCCGAAGTTTGGGAAAAGATGGATACTATAACGCGGGAAGCGAGTCAGAAGCGTCGGATGAGTAATCAGAGTAACAAGAATTCAGCAAGTTCTGAAAGCACTCAAAGAACAATTTCGCATCTGGACACAAACACTATTCTACCATGTGCTAATGTCAATCCAGTGTTGGCAAGATTAAAATCTGTAGAAGTAGATCCTAGAGGTTATACCAGTGAAGATAACTGCTTAAGAGGATCTCTTCATAAACATCGCCAGATACTGTCAAATGAGCCAGTACCAACCGATGTTCATCAGAAGATGTCCAAATCTCAGTCTGAACCTACTTCAGTAAAAGCTAGCCCACTCCATCTGACGAAGATAAACCAGTGTGACGTTGAGCCTCTTCCAACGGTTTTATGCAATGCTATTGCTAAAGTAGAAGAAGAAATGTCGCTAAATGAGAAAAAGTTGCTAGAAGAGAAAGAAGAACGGTTAAAATGTAGCGATATGTGGTTGCTACGCCAACCAGATGGTGCAGCTGACATTCAATCTGAGCCAGAAATGGGTTTCAGAATGAACGAACGCAGGAATGGTTTTAGACATCAACTCAGACAGGTCGAAGAGAAGGAAGTAATGGAGGCTGTTAGACCTCCAACTATTGGTGCTTGTTCCTCTCCGACATTTGATGTTGAAGAAAATCCATGTTATTCGCAAGAATCTGAGCAAGTGGCAGAGTCGTCTAAGTCTCCAAACAAGACTCACTTAAGTGCTGAATCTGGTGAAAAATCCAGATCAAGAGGACTTTTAAAACCAAAGATTTTCTCCAAGTCTGACAAATCTAAAAGTAAAAAGTCAGATAAATCTAGAACAATATCTATGCAAGGGAAATCGTACAGTGATACCGAATCAAGTTGTCGAACCAGTTTGTTATCAAGTCGACGTACAAATAACAGTAGTAGTAAGTTGCCAACACGTACTGGCAGTCCATCTCAGAAAAGTGGACAAACTGCTAGAAACGCTCTAAAAAGTGCCAAATGTTCACCAAGCCAAACTAAATGCAAGGAAAATCCTCCTACACCGTCTTCCAATAAAACACCCACCACCACTAGTAAAATACCAACAGCTAAAACTAGTCCATCGAAAAGCAAGACAACATCCACCAGCCCAAAGTCAACAGCAACCAGTCGAGGAACGTGTCTACCAGTTAGAAACAAGTCCCTTAGTAAATCTGCTCCGACGTTATCCAAAAACTCTACCAATAACAAATCGGCAACAAGTTCACTAAGCGACATTCTACCAACGAACAAATCTCCACAAACGAACGGCAAACTCAAAGTTGGAAACCGTCTAACCGACTCGTCGGATAGCGGTAACGACAGCGGGATTGTGTGCGCAGAAAAAAGCCCTGCTAAAGTGAAGACATCATTCCTGTCCCCGTACTCGACCATGACGGAACCGAGGAAGAATCGTTGCTCGAGTAGCGGGCATGGGAGCGATAACAGCAGTACAGTAAGTGATTGTCTTTCTAACAAACGGGCAACTGCATGCGGTAGTGAAGAAGCTAGTAGTGGCTATGATAGTATGCTAAGGGAATCTGAACACGATTACACATCTGGCAAAGTGAAGGCACTCAAACATCTTAAACGTAAACTACAAG GTCCGAGGCGGTCCAGGAGCGCGTCTCCCAAGGCCCAGGCCGAGCAAGCGTCTCATAGAGGGGGAGGAAATGGAGGCTCACGCTGGATTGATCTCCCCCCTCGGAAGAGGTCCCAAGATGAAGGGGGTGTCGCATTGAAACTTTATAATGTTGATAAGGTGAAGACGTGGCAGGCAGATGGCATCAAG GAATCCCCAAAAATAAATCACCATTTAGAATCAGGCAAAGACCGCATCTTACAGTTAACAGAAAAGCAAGACCAGCTAAAACAACAGTTGATGTCCACTAAAGCATTGCTGAATGCTGACGCAAGCTGCTGGACATTTGACC TACATGTATTAGATGAGATGGATCCTTTTGATGAATTGTTCATAGATGCTTTGGAACAAGAAACGCAACTTTTAGAAGAGAGAGTAAAAGCGTGCAAGGCCCATGTGATGGTTATTACCAGTTTTGACATATTCCACTGA